One Alcanivorax sp. REN37 DNA window includes the following coding sequences:
- a CDS encoding UPF0149 family protein: MSQAAADHFDSLSDALVRAAVRHSPAELHGVICGLLSTGHGSQDAELLGMLAAHVELAAGWEADTGRQLLALRDLTRDGFTAEGLELQLVLPEEDSGLSERIAALGQWCEGFLVGFGTGSAGVRDSDLAPGLQEALSDIAAISQIGAPDEDDEEDAQMFEQVAEHCRLAALMVFTELALAARQQEAAPAPAVPPVTH, translated from the coding sequence ATGTCCCAGGCCGCTGCCGACCACTTCGATTCGTTGTCCGATGCGCTGGTGCGCGCCGCCGTGCGCCACAGTCCAGCGGAGCTGCACGGCGTTATTTGCGGGCTGCTCAGCACCGGTCACGGCAGTCAGGACGCCGAACTGCTCGGCATGCTCGCCGCCCATGTGGAACTGGCTGCCGGTTGGGAGGCCGACACCGGCCGCCAACTGTTGGCGCTGCGCGACCTGACCCGCGACGGTTTCACCGCCGAGGGCCTGGAACTGCAACTGGTGTTGCCGGAAGAGGACAGCGGTTTGAGCGAGCGCATCGCTGCGCTGGGGCAATGGTGTGAAGGTTTCTTGGTTGGCTTCGGTACCGGCAGTGCCGGTGTGCGTGACAGCGACTTAGCACCGGGTTTGCAGGAAGCGTTGTCCGATATTGCCGCGATCAGTCAGATCGGCGCGCCGGATGAAGATGACGAAGAAGACGCACAGATGTTTGAGCAGGTGGCTGAACACTGCCGTCTGGCCGCGCTGATGGTATTTACCGAATTGGCGCTGGCGGCACGCCAGCAGGAGGCCGCACCGGCCCCGGCTGTTCCCCCTGTGACCCACTGA
- a CDS encoding cell division protein ZapA, translated as MSEVSSVVVHLLDKEYRVSCPPGERDSLLRAARFLDERLRQVRDANVIGLERIAVMAALNLSHELLQTSHSLVASNNANDRLSRLLQKVDEELDAHRQRQRPDNES; from the coding sequence ATGAGTGAAGTGTCGTCCGTGGTCGTGCACCTGCTGGACAAGGAATACCGTGTTTCCTGTCCGCCCGGTGAGCGCGACAGCCTGTTGCGGGCTGCCCGTTTTCTCGATGAGCGGCTGCGCCAGGTGCGCGATGCCAACGTCATCGGTCTGGAGCGCATCGCGGTGATGGCAGCGCTCAACCTGTCCCACGAACTGCTACAAACCTCCCACTCGCTGGTCGCCAGCAACAACGCCAACGACCGGCTGTCGCGGCTGCTGCAGAAAGTAGACGAAGAGCTCGACGCTCACCGCCAGCGCCAACGTCCCGATAACGAATCCTGA
- a CDS encoding carboxylate/amino acid/amine transporter — MGHLLLVTLIWAFSFNLIGVVLAGQVDSYFAVLTRVLLAGAVFLPLTRIRGVPPRLALWIALAGALQFGITYVCLYLSFRVLTVAEVLLFTVLTPLHVTLIDDALQRRFRPWALLAAAVAVLGAVVIRYDGLSGDYLRGFLLLQLANGTFAAGQVLYRHQMRKTKLELPLSRSFGYFFLGALVVVLPAWLLLGNSEQLPHTAAQWWTLLWMGLVATALGQFWWNKGATRVDAGTLAVMNNLTVPVGLALNALIWQLDADLGRLLFGGGLIVASLWINRRGAVPAR; from the coding sequence ATGGGCCACCTGCTGCTAGTCACCCTGATCTGGGCGTTCTCATTCAACCTGATCGGGGTAGTGCTGGCGGGCCAGGTCGACAGCTACTTCGCGGTGCTGACCCGTGTGCTGCTGGCCGGCGCGGTCTTCCTACCGCTCACCCGCATTCGCGGGGTGCCGCCACGGCTGGCGCTATGGATCGCACTGGCCGGCGCGCTGCAATTTGGCATCACCTATGTGTGCCTGTACCTGAGCTTCCGCGTGCTGACGGTGGCCGAGGTGTTGCTGTTCACGGTGCTGACCCCGCTGCACGTCACCCTGATTGATGATGCCCTGCAGCGGCGTTTCCGCCCGTGGGCGCTGCTGGCGGCGGCGGTAGCGGTGCTGGGTGCCGTGGTGATCCGCTATGACGGTCTCAGCGGCGACTATCTGCGAGGTTTCCTGCTGCTGCAGCTGGCCAACGGTACCTTCGCGGCCGGCCAAGTGCTGTACCGCCACCAGATGCGCAAAACCAAACTGGAGCTGCCGCTGTCACGCAGCTTCGGTTACTTCTTCCTCGGCGCACTGGTGGTAGTGCTGCCGGCCTGGCTGCTGCTGGGTAATAGCGAGCAGCTGCCGCACACCGCCGCCCAGTGGTGGACGCTGCTGTGGATGGGGTTGGTGGCCACCGCGCTCGGACAATTCTGGTGGAACAAGGGCGCCACCCGCGTCGATGCCGGCACGCTGGCGGTGATGAACAACCTCACGGTACCGGTAGGGCTGGCGCTGAATGCGCTGATTTGGCAATTGGATGCGGACCTGGGACGGCTGCTGTTCGGCGGTGGCCTGATTGTGGCGTCGCTGTGGATCAACCGCCGTGGAGCAGTGCCGGCGCGCTGA
- the rpiA gene encoding ribose-5-phosphate isomerase RpiA: protein MDQNAQKQAAAEAALSFIEPDAIVGVGTGSTANYFIDALATRKHQIRGAVASSEATAERLRSHGIEVFDLNQVDRLPVYVDGADEVNKHREMIKGGGGALTREKIVAAVADQFICIVDESKCVDVLGAFPLPVEVIPMARSLVARKLAGLGGQPRYRDGFVTDNGNLILDVHHIDLGRPLKMETDINQLVGVVTNGLFALRPADVVLVGGRDGVRRY, encoded by the coding sequence ATGGACCAGAACGCACAAAAACAGGCCGCTGCCGAGGCGGCACTGTCATTTATCGAACCTGACGCCATTGTCGGCGTTGGCACCGGCAGCACCGCCAACTACTTCATCGACGCCCTCGCTACCCGCAAGCACCAAATCCGTGGCGCCGTGGCCAGCTCTGAGGCCACTGCCGAGCGCCTGCGCAGCCACGGCATCGAGGTGTTCGACCTCAACCAAGTGGACCGGCTGCCGGTGTACGTGGACGGTGCTGACGAAGTGAATAAGCACCGCGAGATGATCAAAGGCGGCGGCGGCGCGCTGACGCGCGAGAAGATCGTGGCGGCGGTGGCCGACCAATTCATCTGCATTGTCGACGAGAGCAAGTGTGTGGACGTGCTCGGCGCCTTCCCGCTGCCGGTGGAAGTGATCCCGATGGCGCGCTCGCTGGTGGCCCGCAAACTGGCCGGCCTCGGCGGCCAACCGCGTTACCGCGACGGCTTCGTCACCGACAACGGCAACCTGATCCTCGATGTGCACCACATCGACCTCGGCCGGCCGCTGAAAATGGAAACCGACATCAACCAGTTGGTGGGCGTGGTCACCAACGGTCTGTTTGCGCTGCGTCCGGCGGACGTGGTGCTGGTGGGCGGCCGCGACGGCGTGCGCCGCTACTGA
- the ilvA gene encoding threonine ammonia-lyase, biosynthetic: MPDRYVKMILQSRVYDVAVESPLQDAPLLSRRLGNKVLLKREDLQPVFSFKLRGAYNKIASLSPSQRERGVICASAGNHAQGVAMAAKQLGIKSVIVMPRTTPDIKVRSVRERGGRVVLHGDSFDEALAHAEELTEKEGYSFVHPYDDPFVIAGQGTVAMELLHQHPADITAVFIPVGGGGLAAGMAAYLKYVRPEIKVFGVEAEDAACLKAALDRKRRVELAEVGLFADGVAVRQIGKETFRVLRQSLDGVLTCTTDEICAAVKDTFEDTRAVPEPSGALALAGMKKWVQQEGIEGATLVAIQSGANVNFDRLRHIAERAELGEQREAILGVTIPEKPGSFRQFCQAIGRRAITEFNYRYRDQAEAHVFVGVQIVPGSDDLASLVSSLGDKGYGVVDMSQNEMAKLHIRHMVGGHAPNSGVNEVLCRVEFPERPGALLKFLMSLGGRWNISLFHYRNHGAAYGRVLVGFQVPKGEMKEFRDDAQHFPYPVVIETDNPAYELFLN; the protein is encoded by the coding sequence ATGCCTGATCGTTACGTGAAGATGATCCTCCAGTCCCGCGTCTATGACGTGGCCGTGGAATCCCCGCTGCAGGACGCGCCGTTGTTGTCGCGCCGGTTGGGCAACAAGGTGCTGCTCAAGCGTGAAGACCTGCAGCCGGTGTTCTCCTTCAAGCTGCGCGGCGCCTACAACAAGATTGCTTCGCTGTCGCCGTCCCAGCGCGAGCGCGGGGTGATCTGTGCGTCCGCCGGCAACCACGCTCAGGGCGTGGCAATGGCGGCCAAGCAGCTCGGTATTAAGTCGGTGATCGTGATGCCGCGTACCACGCCGGACATCAAGGTGCGCTCGGTGCGTGAGCGTGGTGGCCGTGTGGTGCTGCATGGCGACAGCTTCGATGAGGCGCTGGCCCATGCCGAGGAACTGACCGAGAAAGAAGGCTACAGCTTCGTCCACCCCTACGACGATCCGTTTGTCATTGCCGGGCAAGGTACGGTAGCGATGGAGCTGCTGCACCAGCATCCGGCCGACATTACCGCGGTGTTCATTCCGGTGGGCGGTGGTGGTTTGGCGGCCGGCATGGCGGCTTACCTGAAATACGTGCGCCCGGAAATCAAGGTGTTCGGCGTTGAAGCCGAAGACGCTGCCTGCCTGAAGGCTGCGCTGGATCGTAAGCGGCGGGTGGAGCTGGCAGAAGTGGGCCTGTTCGCGGACGGCGTGGCGGTGCGGCAGATCGGCAAGGAAACCTTCCGCGTGCTGCGCCAGAGCTTGGATGGCGTGCTGACGTGCACCACTGATGAAATCTGCGCGGCGGTGAAAGACACCTTCGAGGACACCCGCGCGGTGCCGGAGCCGTCCGGGGCGCTGGCGCTGGCGGGCATGAAGAAGTGGGTGCAGCAGGAAGGCATCGAGGGCGCCACGTTGGTGGCGATCCAGAGCGGTGCCAACGTCAACTTCGACCGCCTGCGCCATATTGCCGAGCGTGCCGAGCTGGGTGAGCAGCGCGAGGCGATCCTCGGCGTCACCATTCCGGAAAAGCCGGGCAGCTTCCGCCAGTTCTGCCAGGCCATCGGTCGCCGCGCTATCACCGAGTTCAATTACCGTTACCGCGATCAGGCCGAGGCCCATGTCTTTGTCGGCGTGCAGATTGTGCCCGGCAGCGATGATCTAGCGTCGTTAGTCAGTTCATTGGGCGACAAAGGTTACGGGGTGGTGGATATGAGCCAGAACGAAATGGCCAAGCTGCACATCCGCCACATGGTCGGCGGCCATGCGCCCAACTCCGGCGTTAATGAAGTGCTGTGCCGGGTGGAATTCCCGGAGCGGCCCGGTGCGCTGCTGAAATTCCTGATGTCATTGGGCGGGCGCTGGAACATCAGCCTGTTCCATTACCGCAACCACGGCGCGGCCTATGGCCGAGTGCTGGTAGGCTTCCAAGTGCCTAAGGGCGAGATGAAGGAATTCCGCGACGACGCCCAACATTTCCCCTATCCGGTGGTGATCGAGACGGACAATCCGGCCTACGAGCTGTTCCTCAATTGA
- a CDS encoding FAD-binding oxidoreductase: MSHTAIAELFLPLLGPQRCLTDADSAQRYGVDWTKVWAPAPSLVLLPETVEEVQEIVRIANAEGLALVPSGGRTGLSAAAVAANGEVVVAFDRMNKVLHFDPLDRAVTVQPGIITQQLQEFAEQNDLFYPVDFASAGSSQIGGNIGTNAGGIKVIRYGMTRDWITGLKVVTGKGDLLDLNKGLIKNATGYDFRHLFTGAEGTLGLVVEATVKLARRPRDLTVLVLGVPGFDEVMKVLHTFQLDIDLTAFEFFSEKAMGHVLAHGVPRPFDTVAPFYCLLEFEQLSEQVGERAMELFEKCVEAGWVIDGVMSQSLAQLDQLWQLRERISESIAPFTPYKNDISVTVSKVPAFVQEVDAVVQREYPDFEIVWFGHIGDGNMHLNILKPAELAKEVFFERCNNVSRWVFEIVQRYNGSISAEHGVGMTKKPYLGYSRSAEEIGYMRAVKQLFDPNNVMNPGKLFDL; this comes from the coding sequence ATGAGTCACACCGCCATTGCCGAATTGTTCCTGCCGTTGCTGGGCCCGCAGCGCTGTCTGACCGATGCCGACAGCGCCCAGCGCTATGGCGTGGACTGGACCAAAGTGTGGGCGCCGGCGCCCTCTTTGGTGCTGCTGCCGGAGACGGTGGAGGAAGTGCAGGAAATCGTGCGCATCGCTAACGCCGAAGGGCTGGCGCTGGTGCCGTCCGGCGGCCGCACCGGGCTGTCTGCCGCGGCGGTGGCGGCTAACGGCGAGGTGGTGGTGGCGTTTGACCGCATGAACAAGGTGTTGCACTTCGATCCGCTGGACCGCGCGGTGACGGTGCAGCCGGGCATCATCACCCAGCAATTGCAGGAGTTTGCTGAGCAGAATGACCTGTTCTACCCGGTCGACTTCGCCAGCGCCGGTTCCAGCCAAATTGGCGGCAATATTGGCACCAATGCCGGCGGTATCAAGGTGATCCGCTATGGTATGACCCGCGACTGGATCACCGGCCTGAAAGTAGTCACCGGCAAGGGTGATCTGCTGGACCTGAACAAGGGCCTGATCAAGAACGCCACCGGCTACGATTTCCGCCATCTGTTCACCGGGGCCGAGGGCACCTTGGGCTTGGTGGTGGAAGCCACGGTGAAGTTGGCGCGTCGCCCGCGCGACTTGACGGTACTGGTGCTGGGCGTGCCGGGCTTCGATGAAGTCATGAAGGTGCTGCATACCTTCCAGCTCGATATCGATCTGACCGCGTTCGAATTCTTCTCTGAAAAAGCCATGGGCCACGTGCTGGCCCACGGCGTACCGCGGCCGTTCGACACCGTGGCGCCGTTCTACTGCCTGCTGGAGTTCGAGCAGTTGTCCGAGCAAGTTGGTGAACGCGCTATGGAGCTGTTCGAGAAGTGCGTCGAGGCAGGCTGGGTGATTGATGGCGTCATGAGCCAGTCACTGGCCCAGCTTGACCAGCTGTGGCAGCTGCGGGAGCGCATTTCCGAAAGCATCGCGCCGTTTACGCCCTACAAGAACGACATCTCGGTCACTGTGTCCAAGGTGCCGGCGTTTGTGCAGGAAGTGGACGCGGTGGTGCAACGGGAGTACCCGGATTTCGAAATCGTTTGGTTCGGGCATATCGGTGACGGCAACATGCACCTCAACATCCTCAAGCCGGCGGAGCTGGCCAAAGAAGTGTTCTTCGAGCGCTGCAACAACGTATCGCGCTGGGTGTTCGAGATCGTGCAGCGTTACAACGGTTCGATCTCCGCCGAGCACGGCGTGGGTATGACCAAGAAGCCGTATTTGGGCTATTCGCGTTCGGCCGAGGAAATTGGCTACATGCGTGCCGTGAAGCAGCTGTTCGATCCCAATAATGTGATGAACCCCGGCAAGCTGTTCGACCTGTAA
- a CDS encoding TIGR02449 family protein has translation MRSDDLLRDLEARVEQLVGLSARLREENHALRQREQWLLDERAALLKQNDLAKSKIEAIISRLKSLEQDS, from the coding sequence ATGAGATCGGACGACCTCCTGCGGGACCTTGAAGCCCGCGTCGAACAGCTGGTCGGCCTCAGCGCCCGTCTGCGTGAAGAGAACCACGCCCTGCGCCAACGCGAACAGTGGCTGCTGGACGAACGCGCCGCCCTGCTCAAGCAGAACGACCTCGCCAAGTCCAAAATCGAAGCCATCATCAGCCGCCTGAAGTCCCTGGAGCAGGATTCATGA
- a CDS encoding FAD-dependent monooxygenase gives MNDQIWDVVIVGGGMAGGLMAAALLDSGLRVQLLDAAPPPQPPTGLIRPRVSALTEASVRMLRRLGVEPLLAADRMLPYQSMQVWDGDGTGQVDFHARDAGAEALGWMVENDAVVAALYQRVAPQLPWRVATSVVDLQRHALGWQITLADGETLVTRLLVGADGAHSSVRDRLGIAGTPRPSGHWAVVGTIATELPHGACARQRFIDSGPLALLPMGGADAPCSIVWSTSEADAKRLAALPEAAFNQALTLASEGVLGALSIQGPRGCFPIIERHASSYVGRHAALIGDAAHVVHPLAGQGINLGMLDAAVLAEELLRAHARGLPLSSPATLARYERRRRGHNLLMQQSFHGLKWLFEQPALPLRLLRNLGLRGVQQAPPLKQFFVQQALGRRGDLPALARA, from the coding sequence ATGAACGATCAAATCTGGGATGTGGTGATTGTCGGCGGTGGCATGGCCGGCGGCCTGATGGCGGCAGCGCTGCTCGACAGCGGTCTGCGCGTGCAGCTGCTGGACGCCGCGCCGCCGCCGCAGCCGCCCACCGGCTTGATCCGCCCGCGAGTATCCGCGCTCACCGAGGCCAGCGTGCGCATGCTGCGCCGGCTCGGCGTGGAGCCGCTGCTGGCGGCGGATCGGATGCTGCCCTACCAGAGCATGCAGGTGTGGGACGGCGATGGCACTGGCCAGGTGGATTTCCATGCCCGTGATGCCGGCGCCGAGGCGCTGGGCTGGATGGTGGAGAACGATGCGGTAGTGGCGGCGTTGTACCAGCGCGTGGCGCCGCAGCTGCCGTGGCGGGTGGCGACCTCGGTGGTTGATCTGCAGCGCCATGCGCTGGGTTGGCAAATCACCTTGGCCGATGGTGAAACCCTAGTGACGCGACTGCTGGTTGGCGCTGATGGCGCCCATTCCAGTGTCCGCGACCGGCTCGGTATTGCCGGCACCCCGCGTCCCAGCGGGCATTGGGCGGTGGTCGGCACCATCGCCACCGAATTGCCCCACGGTGCCTGTGCGCGCCAACGTTTCATCGACAGCGGGCCGTTGGCGTTGCTGCCGATGGGCGGTGCTGACGCGCCCTGCTCAATTGTCTGGTCCACCTCGGAAGCGGACGCCAAGCGATTGGCGGCGCTGCCGGAGGCGGCGTTCAACCAGGCGCTGACATTGGCCAGTGAAGGGGTGCTCGGGGCGCTGTCGATCCAAGGTCCGCGCGGCTGTTTCCCGATCATCGAGCGCCACGCCAGCAGCTATGTGGGCCGCCACGCGGCGCTGATTGGCGATGCTGCCCATGTGGTGCACCCGCTGGCGGGACAGGGCATCAACCTAGGTATGCTGGATGCCGCGGTGCTGGCAGAGGAGCTGCTGCGTGCCCACGCGCGCGGTCTGCCGCTGTCATCGCCAGCGACGCTGGCGCGCTACGAGCGCCGCCGGCGTGGCCATAACCTGCTGATGCAGCAGTCCTTCCATGGCCTCAAGTGGTTGTTCGAGCAACCGGCGCTGCCGCTGCGGCTGCTGCGCAATCTGGGGCTGCGCGGCGTGCAGCAGGCGCCGCCGTTGAAACAGTTCTTTGTCCAGCAGGCACTCGGCCGACGCGGCGACCTGCCGGCGCTGGCGCGGGCTTGA
- a CDS encoding fumarylacetoacetate hydrolase family protein produces the protein MYQHHWMDGTPIDLPLGKAVCVGRNYAEHARELGNEVPEQPLLFMKPSTALCDLAAPLVLPKDQGEVHHEVEIVVLIGETLRNANAEQAHAAIVGYGIGLDLTLRDVQSELKAKGQPWEKAKAFDGSAALSGFVYAPGVSTRQNLSLFLEVNDSLRQQGHTGQMLFPIFPLVAEISRHFTLLPGDVVFTGTPAGVGPLVAGDRFSARLGNFMVVNGQVQ, from the coding sequence ATGTACCAGCACCACTGGATGGATGGCACCCCGATCGACCTGCCGCTAGGCAAGGCGGTGTGCGTGGGTCGCAATTACGCCGAACACGCCCGCGAACTGGGCAACGAGGTACCGGAACAGCCGCTGTTGTTCATGAAGCCCTCCACTGCGCTGTGCGATCTGGCGGCGCCGCTGGTGTTGCCGAAAGATCAGGGCGAGGTGCACCACGAGGTAGAAATCGTGGTGCTGATCGGAGAAACCCTGCGCAACGCCAACGCTGAGCAGGCCCATGCCGCCATCGTCGGTTACGGCATTGGTCTCGACCTGACGCTACGGGATGTGCAGAGCGAACTGAAGGCCAAGGGCCAGCCCTGGGAAAAAGCCAAGGCGTTTGATGGTTCCGCGGCGTTGTCCGGCTTTGTTTATGCGCCGGGTGTGTCCACCCGCCAGAACTTATCGTTGTTCTTGGAAGTGAATGACAGCCTGCGCCAGCAGGGCCATACCGGGCAGATGCTGTTCCCAATTTTCCCGCTGGTGGCCGAGATCAGCCGCCACTTCACCCTGCTGCCCGGCGATGTGGTGTTCACTGGCACCCCGGCCGGCGTCGGGCCGTTGGTGGCCGGCGACCGCTTCTCAGCGCGGCTCGGTAACTTCATGGTGGTCAACGGGCAGGTGCAGTAA
- a CDS encoding 5-formyltetrahydrofolate cyclo-ligase, whose product MSDPQFTLLAERRALRRQMRDRRRALSDSQRRRAAARLARHLRSQLLLHGSRRVGLYLPSDGELDATLWARSGPPRQLFLPRLDRLHAGHMHFARWQPDQALVANRYGIDEPAPDQPTALLWSLDLLLIPLVAFDGHGQRLGMGGGFYDRALARLLRQPRRPRLVGVGYRFQQVPELPTAAWDQPLDAVITD is encoded by the coding sequence ATGTCCGACCCGCAATTTACCCTGCTTGCCGAGCGTCGCGCGCTGCGCCGCCAGATGCGCGACCGCCGTCGCGCCCTCAGTGACAGCCAGCGCCGGCGTGCCGCCGCGCGGCTGGCGCGCCACTTGCGCTCCCAACTTTTATTACACGGCAGTCGCCGGGTAGGTCTGTATCTGCCCAGCGATGGCGAACTCGACGCCACGCTGTGGGCCCGCAGCGGTCCGCCTCGGCAACTGTTCCTGCCACGCCTCGACCGGCTGCATGCCGGCCACATGCATTTCGCCCGCTGGCAGCCGGACCAAGCGCTGGTGGCCAACCGCTACGGCATCGACGAGCCGGCACCGGACCAGCCGACGGCCTTACTTTGGAGTCTGGATCTGCTGCTGATTCCACTGGTGGCCTTTGACGGCCATGGCCAGCGATTGGGGATGGGCGGAGGCTTCTATGACCGAGCACTGGCCCGGCTGCTCCGGCAGCCGCGACGGCCACGGCTGGTGGGGGTGGGATACCGCTTCCAGCAGGTGCCCGAGCTGCCCACGGCCGCTTGGGACCAACCACTGGATGCGGTGATCACCGATTAA
- the pepP gene encoding Xaa-Pro aminopeptidase: protein MLMPREEFARRRRELMAQMVPDSIAILPAAPVRTRNRDAEYPYRQDSDFWYLSGFGEPEAVMVLLPGRAHGEYVMFCRERDRAMEIWNGYRSGPEGVVADFDADDAFPIADIDDILPGLLEGRERVYYDLGRDADFDRQVMGWVNTLRAKVRSGAHPPGEFVALTHLLHDMRLYKSEAELAVMRRAGEISAQAHVRAMRAVRPGMFEYQLEAEYLHEFMRHGARAPAYSTIVGGGANGCILHYVDNNQPLRNGDLVLVDAGCELECYASDITRTFPVNGRFSGEQRALYEVVLASQYAAIEQSRPGCHWNRPHEAAVRVLTDGLLSLGLLRGELNELIETDAYRPFYMHRTGHWLGLDVHDVGDYRVADQWRELEPGMVLTVEPGLYVAPDDTNVEARWRGIGIRIEDDVAITATGCENLTSGVPKTVDDIEALMRDRPVAS, encoded by the coding sequence ATGTTGATGCCGCGTGAGGAGTTCGCCCGCCGTCGCCGTGAGTTGATGGCGCAGATGGTCCCCGACAGCATCGCCATCCTGCCGGCGGCGCCGGTGCGCACCCGCAACCGCGATGCTGAATACCCCTACCGTCAAGACAGCGACTTCTGGTACCTGTCCGGTTTTGGCGAGCCGGAAGCGGTGATGGTGCTGCTGCCTGGCCGCGCCCACGGCGAATACGTGATGTTCTGCCGCGAACGTGACCGCGCCATGGAAATCTGGAACGGCTACCGCTCCGGCCCGGAAGGGGTGGTGGCGGATTTCGACGCCGATGATGCGTTCCCGATCGCCGACATCGACGACATCCTGCCGGGCCTATTGGAAGGGCGCGAACGGGTCTACTACGACCTCGGCCGCGACGCTGATTTCGATCGCCAAGTGATGGGCTGGGTCAACACCTTGCGGGCCAAGGTGCGCAGCGGCGCCCATCCGCCCGGCGAATTTGTGGCGCTGACTCATCTGCTGCATGACATGCGCCTCTATAAGAGTGAGGCAGAGCTGGCGGTGATGCGCCGGGCGGGGGAGATCTCCGCGCAGGCCCACGTGCGTGCCATGCGCGCGGTGCGGCCGGGTATGTTCGAATATCAGTTGGAAGCTGAATACCTGCACGAATTCATGCGCCACGGCGCCCGTGCGCCAGCGTACAGCACCATTGTTGGCGGCGGCGCCAACGGGTGCATTCTGCATTACGTCGATAACAACCAGCCGCTGCGCAATGGCGATCTGGTGCTGGTGGATGCCGGCTGCGAGCTGGAGTGCTACGCCAGCGACATCACCCGTACGTTCCCGGTGAACGGCCGTTTCAGCGGCGAGCAGCGGGCATTGTACGAAGTGGTGCTGGCATCCCAGTACGCGGCGATTGAGCAGTCGCGGCCGGGTTGTCACTGGAACCGCCCCCACGAAGCCGCGGTGCGGGTGCTGACCGACGGGCTGCTGTCGCTGGGGCTGTTGCGTGGCGAGTTGAACGAATTGATCGAAACCGACGCCTACCGGCCGTTCTACATGCACCGCACCGGCCATTGGCTGGGGCTGGATGTTCATGACGTGGGTGACTACCGAGTGGCGGACCAGTGGCGTGAGCTGGAGCCGGGCATGGTGCTGACGGTGGAGCCGGGCCTGTACGTGGCGCCGGATGACACCAACGTGGAAGCCCGCTGGCGCGGTATCGGCATTCGTATTGAAGATGATGTGGCGATCACCGCTACTGGCTGTGAGAACCTGACCAGCGGCGTACCGAAGACGGTCGACGACATCGAAGCGCTGATGCGCGACCGGCCGGTGGCGTCGTGA
- a CDS encoding FAD-dependent monooxygenase — protein MTAPRSVPVAIVGGGMAGLLLALLLRQAGQRQVLLLETTPLQDDGLPLAPSFDARSTALSAGTLQVFDQLGLRETLLEQAEPILSVDVSRKSRLGQVRINAAEEGLPMLGAVTENRWLGRVLLAAVARVGGIELRAPCAVRNARRQPDGYLIETEQGESIHCRLLVAADGAHSRVRQAFGLDARHQDTGHEAIFANIELQRDHGGVAWERFLDAGPMALLPLPGRRMALVWTGTQRRMAPLLECPSEQFIAALQDDFGIDRLGPIARIGSRHRYPLVLTHAIGQVVPFGVVVGNAAHTLHPVAGQGFNLSVRDLALLAQTVGDSDTPGALTGLQRYHAARAADQQQIVQASRLLPELFRATWGPFAHSRQLGLVAMDLWPRLRSGFAARAMGVQHA, from the coding sequence GTGACGGCGCCGCGCTCGGTGCCGGTGGCGATTGTTGGTGGTGGCATGGCTGGCCTGCTGCTGGCGCTGCTGCTGCGCCAAGCGGGCCAGCGGCAGGTGCTGCTGCTGGAAACCACGCCGCTACAGGATGATGGTTTGCCGCTGGCGCCGTCCTTCGACGCGCGCAGTACCGCGCTGTCGGCGGGCACCTTGCAGGTGTTCGACCAGCTCGGTCTGCGTGAGACGCTGCTGGAGCAAGCTGAACCGATCCTCAGTGTCGATGTGTCGCGCAAATCCCGTCTTGGCCAAGTGCGTATTAACGCAGCGGAAGAAGGCCTGCCGATGTTAGGTGCCGTGACCGAAAATCGCTGGCTCGGCCGGGTGCTGCTGGCAGCGGTGGCGCGCGTCGGTGGTATCGAGTTGCGTGCCCCGTGCGCGGTGCGCAATGCCCGCCGCCAGCCGGACGGTTATCTGATCGAGACCGAGCAGGGCGAGTCGATCCACTGCCGCTTGTTGGTGGCCGCCGATGGCGCCCATTCCCGGGTGCGGCAGGCCTTTGGTTTGGATGCGCGCCACCAAGACACCGGCCACGAGGCCATCTTTGCCAATATCGAATTACAGCGGGACCATGGCGGCGTCGCTTGGGAACGGTTCCTTGATGCCGGCCCGATGGCGTTGCTACCACTGCCCGGCCGCCGCATGGCGCTGGTGTGGACCGGCACCCAACGCCGCATGGCGCCGCTGCTGGAGTGTCCGTCAGAGCAGTTCATCGCCGCGCTGCAGGACGACTTCGGCATCGACCGGCTGGGGCCGATCGCGCGCATCGGCAGCCGCCACCGCTACCCGCTGGTGCTCACCCATGCCATCGGTCAGGTGGTGCCGTTTGGCGTGGTGGTGGGCAACGCCGCCCATACTCTGCATCCGGTGGCGGGGCAGGGCTTCAACCTCAGCGTGCGCGATCTAGCTCTGCTGGCGCAGACCGTCGGTGACAGTGACACGCCGGGGGCGTTGACCGGTTTGCAGCGCTATCACGCCGCCCGTGCTGCCGATCAGCAGCAGATCGTGCAGGCGTCGCGGTTGTTGCCGGAACTGTTTCGCGCCACCTGGGGGCCATTTGCCCACAGCCGCCAGCTCGGGTTGGTGGCCATGGATCTGTGGCCGCGTCTGCGCAGTGGCTTTGCCGCCCGCGCCATGGGAGTCCAGCACGCATGA